The genomic interval GCGCGTGGAGGCCGGCGCGGCTCGCCGTGATGTCGGCGGCGATGCGCTCGGCGTAGACAAGTCCCTCCAGGAGGGAGTTGGAGGCGAGCCGGTTCGCGCCGTGCACGCCGGTGCAGGCGACCTCGCCGCACGCGTACAGGCCCGGGACGGTCGTGCGGCCCTTGGAGTCGGTGCGCACGCCGCCGGAGGCGTAGTGGGCGGCCGGTGCGACCGGGATGGGCTCGGTGACCGGGTCGATGCCGTGGGCGCGGCAGGCGGCGAGGATCGTCGGGAAGCGGTGCTCCCACATCTCGGCGCCGAAGTGCCGGGCGTCGAGGAACATGTGCTCGGCGTCCCGCTCCTGCATGCGGCGCATGATGCCCTTGGCGACGATGTCGCGGGGGGCGAGCTCGGCCAGTTCGTGCTGCCCGGTCATGAAGCGCACGCCGTCGGCGTCGACCAGGTGGGCGCCCTCGCCCCGCACGGCCTCGGAGACCAGCGGCTGCTGGCCCTCGGCGTCCGGGCCGAGGAACAGCACGGTGGGGTGGAACTGCACGAACTCCAGGTCGCTGACCTCGGCGCCCGCGCGCAGGGCGAGCGCCACACCGTCGCCCGTCGACACGCTCGGGTTGGTGGTCGCGGAGAACACCTGGCCCATGCCGCCGGTCGCGAGGACGACCGCGGGGGCGTGCACGGCGCCCACGCCGTCGTGCTGGCCCTCGCCCATGACGTGCAGGGTGACACCCGCCGTGCGGCCGTCGGCGTCGGTCAGCAGGTCGAGCACGAGCGCGTTCTCGATGGTGCGCAGTCCTCGCGCGCGTACGGCCTCGACGAGCGCCCGGGAGATCTCCGCGCCGGTCGCGTCACCGCCCGCGTGCGCGATCCGGCGCCGGTGGTGGCCGCCTTCGCGGGTGAGCGCGAGGTCGCCCGCCTCGGACTCGTCGAAGTGCGCGCCGGTCGCGATGAGGCGGCGTACGGCGTCGGGTCCCTCGGTGACGAGGATCCGCACGGCCTCCTCGTCGCACAGGCCCACGCCCGCGACCAGCGTGTCGTCCAGGTGCTGTTCGGGGGTGTCGCCCTCGCCCAGGGCCGCGGCGATGCCGCCCTGCGCCCAGCGGGTGGAGCCGTCGTCGAGGCGGGCCTTGGTGACCACGACGGTGCTCAGGCCCTCGGCCTGGCAGCGCAGGGCCGCGGTGAGGCCGGCGACGCCGGAGCCGACGACCACGACGTCCGCGTCGATGGACCACCCGGGGGCGGGGGCGTGGAGGTGGAGGTGAGCGCGAAG from Streptomyces sp. CC0208 carries:
- a CDS encoding L-aspartate oxidase, giving the protein MRPPVAHHHPQTRALRAHLHLHAPAPGWSIDADVVVVGSGVAGLTAALRCQAEGLSTVVVTKARLDDGSTRWAQGGIAAALGEGDTPEQHLDDTLVAGVGLCDEEAVRILVTEGPDAVRRLIATGAHFDESEAGDLALTREGGHHRRRIAHAGGDATGAEISRALVEAVRARGLRTIENALVLDLLTDADGRTAGVTLHVMGEGQHDGVGAVHAPAVVLATGGMGQVFSATTNPSVSTGDGVALALRAGAEVSDLEFVQFHPTVLFLGPDAEGQQPLVSEAVRGEGAHLVDADGVRFMTGQHELAELAPRDIVAKGIMRRMQERDAEHMFLDARHFGAEMWEHRFPTILAACRAHGIDPVTEPIPVAPAAHYASGGVRTDSKGRTTVPGLYACGEVACTGVHGANRLASNSLLEGLVYAERIAADITASRAGLHARVPAPVEQPERPAHPLLAPEARFAIQRIMTQGAGVLRSAESLSKAADELQQLHTDARDALAENGKTAEPGVDTWEATNLLCVARVLAAAALQREETRGCHWREDAPDRDDTAWRRHIVVRLNPDRTLAVHTTDTADFPPTRQHLQEQ